Proteins from one Plasmodium gaboni strain SY75 chromosome 4, whole genome shotgun sequence genomic window:
- a CDS encoding putative phosphopantothenoylcysteine synthetase, giving the protein MKEEYFEEDPKFFNKKLRPKNLDEILKFLKEKFILNDEDKIVLITSGGTKVPLEKIEIRNIDNFSTGKRGTLICEYFLKINKKVIFLHRKGSYIPFEYHLKDLAKMENLKVEENNIRFNLKKENETNILIDNLQNYKMYYNNLFLISYDTIFEYGFYLIEISNLLNQHMINKYQNTFLLKNIYHKLKQEQNINNLLLYEIFYSTNNILNDMLLFFSSIQNKKCSEIITHQNQSYKLYYKLLLFLNLRFGVYSNNKFFINIQLFFKYIFSLLSNIIQMKENYNIQQEDIQNIVYYIQLLIKNFNSEVHHDNIKEEEMVQNNMNSNNINEKKNQNNMNSNKINEQMNQNNMNS; this is encoded by the coding sequence atgaaGGAAGAATATTTTGAAGAGGATCCCAAGTTTttcaataaaaaattaagacCAAAAAATTTGGAtgaaattttaaaatttttaaaagaaaagtTCATATTAAATGATGAGGATAAAATAGTATTGATTACATCAGGTGGTACTAAAGTACCACTAGAAAAAATCGAGATAAGAAATATTGATAATTTTTCTACTGGTAAAAGAGGAACTTTAATATgtgaatattttttgaaaataaataagaaagtaatatttttacataGAAAAGGTTCATATATACCTTTTGAATATCATTTAAAAGATTTAGCAAAAATGGAAAATTTAAAAgttgaagaaaataatattagatttaatttaaaaaaagaaaatgaaacaaatattttaatagATAATTTgcaaaattataaaatgtattataataacctttttctaatttcatatgatactatatttgaatatggtttttatttaatagAAATTAgtaatttattaaatcaACATATGATAAACAAATATCAAaatacttttttattaaaaaatatatatcataaattaaaacaagaacaaaatataaataatttattattatatgaaattttttattcaacaaataatatattaaatgatatgctattatttttttcgTCAATACAAAATAAGAAATGTTCTGAAATTATTACACATCAAAATCAATCTtacaaattatattataaattattgtTATTCTTAAACTTGCGTTTTGGTGTATATTCAAATaacaaattttttataaacatacagctcttttttaaatatattttttctttattaagtaatattatacaaatGAAAGAAAACTATAATATACAACAGGAGgatatacaaaatatagtctattatatacaattgcttataaaaaattttaacTCGGAAGTACAtcatgataatataaaagaagaagaaatggtacaaaataatatgaacagtaataatataaatgaaaaaaagaaccaaaataatatgaacagcaataaaataaatgaacaaatgaaccaaaataatatgaacagC
- a CDS encoding putative 50S ribosomal protein L10: MFIKKINIKYLSFSLLVYFIYNTYVYNTIKLQKCYKHEYKKGNFFISSLLLDGKDLRRRNKGIVNFIRNNIITTNKFKFNKKKNVHEHNNFLLKSRKCDGYRNTKEGKEETIRKIKRILKVTKLLIQLNSFKLSPNLRMDLLINMPRPHVRMHMVKNTLMKLSVKNTPFEAITPHLKESNVYLFIMNENYISFTLYRNKMFSSLYKDYKLNNFIKVSVYENTILNKKETEDLINLKSHKVYFGHVVNKINNIITSIPNSILQIPSSIARGIYLNTQKNQ; this comes from the coding sequence atgtttataaaaaagataaatatcaaatatttatcattttcattattagtgtattttatttataatacatatgTTTACAATACAATAAAGCTTCAAAAATGTTATAAGcatgaatataaaaaagggAATTTCTTCATTTCTTCCTTGTTATTAGACGGAAAAGATTTaagaagaagaaataaaggcattgtaaattttataagaaataatattattacaactaataaatttaaatttaataagaaaaaaaatgtacatgaacataataatttccTATTGAAAAGTAGAAAATGTGATGGTTATAGAAATACAAAAGAAGGAAAAGAAGAAACCattagaaaaataaaacgAATTCTAAAAGTTACcaaattattaatacaaTTAAATAGTTTTAAATTATCACCGAATTTACGAATGgatttattaattaatatgCCTAGACCTCATGTACGTATGCATATGGTAAAAAATACGTTGATGAAATTATCAGTAAAAAATACACCTTTTGAAGCTATTACTCCACATTTAAAAGAAAGtaatgtatatttatttataatgaatgaaaattatatatcatttacactttatagaaataaaatgtttagctctttatataaagattATAAACTTAATAACTTTATTAAAGTATCAGTTTATGAAAATACTATactaaataaaaaagaaacagAAGATCTAATTAACTTAAAATCTCATAAAGTATATTTTGGACACGTtgttaataaaattaataatataataacaagTATACCGAATTCTATATTACAAATACCATCATCTATAGCAAGAGgaatttatttaaatacaCAAAAGAATCAGTAA
- a CDS encoding putative ubiquitin carboxyl-terminal hydrolase 13, whose product MADIKSIISLISTIVKDEPTKEEVIYLGECSITGHKDFFEDGIFIDLLSFESFSLKFLKCNYNRLSKLSSEGKNHRFYLNIKKKKNLLENIEKKVITNLNINAEGGFNENKVYEYEWEYSVYDIETGFYIKLEDLDEPVQKICKSIINHKNEVKKDNLNKWVNDIKESKYAKDLVQLPGIKIKNENIHCAVCKSTKNIWLNLSDGYIGCGRKIFNYGGGCLNNEEGAALKHFYESGKKYPLVVKIGTITKDGEADVFSYADDENDSVLDPYIGVHLKNLGINIMNLEKTEITTLEKEIEENQNINFSSILDNNIQTICQQGKIGFVNLGNTCYMNSALQVLLSIKDISYRYLNNISNFLLTLDYKKKTHDDIFLQYSKLCYMIFEEDYITKKKQYVKKFKTQCKERNVEINYDSDIDDENSVSINPSMFRNCINQKSNSFCNNNQQDIYEYLSYLINELIDNENNIFDRILKVNNNKRKLNEINNETDEKVNPNELLTTTSPSNNDSNVTKERSLFNYFTFEIEQRIESESNHQSISSFQNNILSLDIPLDSSLLNGDEEKLKNINISLLDCLNNYVKNDNIDEYYCQKEKKKIHAQKCMKFKTFPPYLFIHLKRFYADENWSAKKINIEVKTDEQLNLEFMRVPQNSSDVINGQKEQETSPGDSMLQKENNLLENHKDILDSLLDFGFEKDKAIEAIKKVKIKNVNNCISYIYGEDTVELDDEANFEKEEVNSNNLDSIINLGVKKEVAMAALILNKNNLQKAIDYIFSNMDDLTDSKCNLIINSNKCNDGLANYELVASIVHIGNNANSGHYICYIKDESKWYICNDNKIGLCEGNLGKDSAYIHLYKRLS is encoded by the exons AAGTATAATATCTTTAATTTCTACAATTGTAAAAGATGAGCCTACCAAAGAAGaagtaatatatttagGAGAATGCAGTATAAC AGGTCATAAAGATTTTTTTGAAGATGGTATATTCATCGATTTATTGTCCTTCGAAAGTTTCAGTTTGAAATTCTTAAAATGTAATTATAACCGATTAAGTAAGTTATCAAGTGAAGGAAAAAATCACCGATTTTACttgaatataaaaaagaagaaaaatttgttagagaatatagaaaaaaaagttataaCCAATTTGAATATTAATGCGGAAGGTGGTTTTAATGAAAACAAAGTTTATGAATATGAATGGGAATATTCTGTATATGATATAGAGACAggtttttatataaaattagaAGATTTGGATGAACCTGTTCAGAAAATATGTAAAAGTATAATTAACCATAAAAATGAAGTGAAGAAAGATAATTTAAACAAATGGgtaaatgatataaaagaaaGTAAGTATGCAAAAGATTTAGTTCAGCTTCCaggaataaaaataaaaaatgaaaatatacATTGTGCAGTTTGTAAATCTACGAAAAATATATGGTTAAATTTATCTGATGGATATATTGGATGTGGACgaaaaatttttaattatgGAGGAGGAtgtttaaataatgaagaagGAGCAGctttaaaacatttttacGAAAGTGGGAAGAAATATCCTTTAGTAGTTAAAATAGGTACTATTACAAAAGATGGAGAAGCAGATGTGTTTTCTTATGCagatgatgaaaatgataGTGTACTCGATCCATATATAGGTgttcatttaaaaaatttaggtataaatattatgaatttAGAAAAAACAGAAATAACAACTttagaaaaagaaatagaagaaaatcaaaatattaatttttcatcaattcttgataataatatacaaacAATATGCCAACAAGGTAAAATCGGTTTTGTCAATTTAGGAAATACATGTTATATGAACAGTGCATTACAAGTTTTGTTATCTATTAAAGATATTAGTTATAgatatttaaataatatttcgAATTTCTTATTAACTTTagattataaaaaaaaaacacatgatgatatatttttacaatatTCAAAGTTATGCTATATGATATTTGAAGAAGATTATAttactaaaaaaaaacaatatgTCAAAAAATTCAAAACACAATGTAAGGAAAGAAATGTAGAAATTAATTATGATAGTGATATTGATGATGAAAATTCGGTTAGTATTAATCCATCCATGTTTAGAAATTGTATTAACCAAAAGAGTAATTCattttgtaataataatcaacaagatatttatgaatatttatcataCTTAATTAATGAGTTGATagataatgaaaataacATATTCGATCGAATCTTAAAAGttaacaataataaaagaaagttgaatgaaattaataatgaaaCAGATGAAAAAGTAAATCCAAATGAATTGCTCACTACAACTTCACCATCAAATAATGATTCTAATGTAACAAAAGAAAGATCACTTTTTAATTACTTCACATTTGAAATTGAACAAAGAATAGAAAGTGAATCAAATCACCAAAGTATTAGTTcttttcaaaataatatattatcattagATATACCTTTGGATAGTTCATTATTAAATGGagatgaagaaaaattaaaaaatattaatatatccTTATTAGATtgtttaaataattatgttaaaaatgataacatcgatgaatattattgtcaaaaagagaaaaaaaaaatacatgCACAAAAATGTATGAAATTTAAAACATTCCCACCTTATCTTTTTATCCACCTTAAGCGTTTTTATGCAGATGAAAACTGGTCagcaaaaaaaattaatattgAAGTTAAAACAGATGAACAACTAAATTTGGAATTCATGAGGGTTCCACAAAATTCTAGTGATGTTATAAATGGACAAAAGGAACAAGAAACGAGTCCAGGTGACTCCATGTtacaaaaagaaaataatcTTTTGGAAAATCATAAAGATATTTTAGATTCTTTGTTAGACTTTGGTTTTGAAAAGGATAAGGCAATAGAGGCAATTAAAAAggtaaaaataaaaaatgtaaataattGTATATCTTATATTTATGGAGAAGATACCGTCGAGTTGGATGATGAGGCGAATTttgaaaaagaagaagTAAATTCTAATAATTTGGATTCTATAATAAATTTAGGAGTAAAAAAGGAAGTGGCTATGGCAGCACTTATattgaataaaaataatttacaaaaagctattgattatatattttctaatatGGATGATTTAACGGATAGTAAGTGTAATTTGATTATAAATAGTAACAAGTGTAACGATGGATTGG CTAATTATGAATTAGTAGCGTCTATTGTACATATAGGAAACAATGCCAATTCGGGtcattatatatgttatataaagGATGAATCCAA GTGGTATATTTGCAACGATAATAAAATTGGCTTATGTGAAGGAAATTTAGGTAAAGATAGCGCATACATTCATTTGTATAAGAGACTTTCATAA
- a CDS encoding hypothetical protein (conserved Plasmodium protein, unknown function) encodes MTGFKGKDQLTEMNVLQNEMRDININDSIYNEDSNINQNIYNNEMMNNDNNNDNNNNNMYNNIYKNHSYNDGNSTCSGNNHTYNESNFLNDRGDEEEDYYYNNNNNINNNINNNSAYNNIHSDHYNNKVTNEIKEILNCEYCNKHVYPLIKTYTPLFVYIMIILLFVFISFFTIFLLPLLYLTFKQKKYICPYCEKNLSSSEKLFKIKRENQILTFQFSKCAIIISAKYLALFISLIFFIFFFYIIRITSHFNLDNFVKGPYITSSWIDYLEDCGNKSQFRNKFNSIHNFKKLYYSNTVLWRGNFFQIKEGFLNSNSLYIKMNPSEYKYDRPDIRALFNNDLISQIENLQKNDYIEFECTLIEISKNKSPHLCLLWNVKLIEKYQPKNLSMVDFVKHLSILDMINSHANPNPFFINLNNNDSNAPASIKIVHFSSDGFNEPNIIHTNDPYMLNIMETDHVDPNMKFGHFERKSLPFMDDEEEEEEEEEEEEENDDEHPYQFNQYAQPFLNDPDDDINIFDDTMFGVSTNIPNFNYNSESVKNYVDPYEYEVSSVYDRDVKAEKSQNIKDDIKGDVKDNIKDDIKDNIKDDIKDDVKDNLTLNEQTGISNDMQKNTPSDTPQNLSSDTEQNTPKDVQNKVKNEKTQTKDLKKNTQKTNKTTNKMKK; translated from the coding sequence ATGACGGGATTTAAGGGTAAGGATCAACTAACCGAAATGAACGTCTTACAAAATGAGATGAGggatataaatataaatgacagtatatataatgaagatAGTAACAttaatcaaaatatatataataatgaaatgatgaataatgataataataatgataataataataataatatgtataataatatttataaaaaccATTCTTATAATGATGGGAATAGTACATGTAGTGGTAACAACCACACATACAATGAAAGTAACTTTTTAAATGATAGAGGTGATGAAGAGGAAGATTATTActataacaataataataatattaataataatattaataataatagtgcttataataatattcatagtgatcattataataataaagtaacaaatgaaattaaagaaatattaaattgtGAATATTGTAATAAACATGTTTATCctttaataaaaacatatactcctttatttgtttatattatgataattcTATTATTCgtatttatatcattttttacgatatttttattaccattattatatttaacatttaaacaaaagaaatatatttgtcCTTATtgtgaaaaaaatttaagTTCATcagaaaaattatttaaaataaaaagagaAAATCAAATTTTAACATTTCAATTTTCTAAATGTGCAATTATTATATCAGCAAAATATTTAgcattatttatatctttaatattttttatttttttcttttatattataagaataacTAGTCATTTTAATCTAGATAATTTTGTGAAGGGTCCATATATTACATCTTCATGGATTGATTACTTAGAAGATTGTGGTAATAAATCACAATTtagaaataaatttaatagtatacataattttaaaaaattatattatagtAATACTGTTCTATGGAGAGGAAActtttttcaaataaaagAAGGATTTCTAAATAGtaattctttatatataaaaatgaatccatcagaatataaatatgatagACCAGATATTAGAGCACtatttaataatgattTGATTTCACAGATTGaaaatttacaaaaaaatgattatatagAATTTGAATGTACATTAATAGAAATtagtaaaaataaaagtcCACATTTATGTCTTCTATGGAATGTTAAActtatagaaaaatatcAACCAAAAAATTTAAGTATGGTTGATTTTGTCAAACATTTGTCTATTCTAGATATGATTAATAGTCATGCTAATCCTaatcctttttttattaatctaaataataatgattcAAATGCACCTGCATCTATTAAAATTGTCCATTTTTCATCAGATGGGTTCAATGAGccaaatattatacatacTAATGATCCTTATATGTTAAATATTATGGAGACAGATCATGTAGATCCCAATATGAAATTTGGACACTTTGAAAGGAAATCTTTGCCTTTTATGgatgatgaagaagaagaagaagagGAAGAAGAGGAAGAGGAAGAAAACGACGATGAGCATCCTTACCAATTTAATCAATATGCCCAAccatttttaaatgatcctgatgatgatattaatatatttgatgATACTATGTTTGGAGTATCTACAAATATTCcaaattttaattataattctGAAAGtgtaaaaaattatgtGGACCCATATGAATATGAGGTTTCATCTGTGTATGACCGAGATGTTAAAGCGGAAAAGAGTCAGAACATAAAAGATGATATAAAAGGTGATgtaaaagataatataaaagatgatataaaagataatataaaagatgatataaaagatGATGTAAAAGATAATTTAACCCTTAATGAACAAACGGGTATATCAAATGATATGCAAAAAAATACACCAAGTGATACACCACAAAATTTATCAAGTGACACAGAACAAAATACACCAAAGGATGTGCAAAATAAGGtgaaaaatgaaaagacCCAAACAAAAGATCTCAAAAAAAACACACAAAAGACTAATAAAACaacaaataaaatgaaaaagtaa
- a CDS encoding putative mitochondrial ribosomal protein S12 precursor, producing MFFTLSNKLSYKKGTHVIIKYNPFIINHFFFKKWIYKTPYDKSEIIFSNIKNGIIGENKYNKICNNPVLNDKGITSISYMHDDKIKKNKPQITNNNNNINNNNININDNYNNDLFISIHAFYHSYLFNNIKRTFSTKNIRGRLFYKRRPKQIPKLKKKNWRSKWLEGAPQKRGICLKVRVQTPKKPNSGLKKIARVRLSTGRIVSVYIPGIGHNLNTHSIILVRGGRCKDIPGCNYKAIRGVYDLLPVKNRFRGRSKYGVKLSEDKRKHLLERYNFKHITIKKDRDEFNKYKWFNYVDKDKKLREKPLDPEENVPINIFHFNTYYRNKKFQQNGDI from the coding sequence ATGTTTTTTACCTTATCCAATAAGCTTAGTTATAAAAAAGGTACCCatgtaattataaaatataatccttttattataaatcattttttctttaaaaaatggaTATATAAAACCCCATATGATAAGAGtgaaataattttttcaaatataaaaaacgGGATAATCggagaaaataaatataataaaatatgtaataatcctgtattaaatgataaagGTATTACAAGTATATCCTATATGCatgatgataaaataaaaaaaaataaaccCCAAATAAcaaacaataataataatattaataataataatattaatattaatgataattataataatgatttatttattagTATACATGCATTTTATCATTCCTATTTATTCAACAACATAAAACGTACGTTTAGCACAAAAAATATTCGAGGAAgattattttataaaagaagaCCAAAGCAAATACCAAAActaaaaaagaaaaactGGAGATCTAAATGGTTAGAAGGAGCTCCACAAAAAAGAGGAATATGTTTAAAGGTTCGTGTTCAAACACCAAAGAAACCAAATTCTGGTTTAAAGAAAATAGCTAGAGTTAGATTATCTACGGGTAGAATAGTATCTGTATATATACCAGGTATAGGTCATAATTTAAATACTCATAGTATTATATTAGTAAGAGGTGGTAGATGTAAAGATATTCCTGGATGTAATTATAAAGCAATCAGAGGTgtatatgatttattaCCAGTAAAAAATAGATTTAGAGGTAGAAGTAAATATGGTGTTAAACTTTCAGAAGATAAAAGAAAACATTTATTAGAAagatataattttaaacatattactattaaaaaagatagAGATGAattcaataaatataaatggTTCAATTATGTagataaagataaaaaacTACGTGAAAAACCATTAGACCCTGAGGAAAATGTACCTATTAATATCTTCCACTTTAATACCTActatagaaataaaaaatttcaaCAAAATGGtgatatataa
- a CDS encoding hypothetical protein (conserved Plasmodium protein, unknown function) → MKIESRLDFRNFDGLLPVHIDIDKINEEKKTCKYISGNINPDLYNKNTNNKLTKIIGGNYIYDIIKENKNENKVVLGNGSSSIVITSLIGPNSNNLVYNKNYEDSLFHIKIKNIQGYRTDREKIFEQIITKLFEKILDQNLYKFQQFSVRVQILYECTFILSSIINSIILNFIYNNISLNYVINSINIGIVDKEKYEQFIKKKYTSSNYIFLDDSFKYYINENTNQYQINKDQNLFYTTYNSTYIPKILLDPLDEEIQTYCSSAFCFVIAPDYHKVLSNYLIKNNLGISSDIYNLCKNYACQVSQYIYKQFKKDYKSHLNKIDTYMNNNYFF, encoded by the coding sequence ATGAAAATCGAAAGTCGACTTGATTTTCGTAATTTTGACGGTTTATTACCAGTCCATATTGatatagataaaataaatgaagaaaagaaaacatgtaaatatataagtgGGAATATAAATCCagatttatataataaaaataccAATAATAAACTTACAAAAATTATAGGAggaaattatatatatgatataataaaagaaaataagaatgaaaataaaGTTGTTTTAGGTAATGGATCTAGTAGTATTGTAATAACAAGTTTAATAGGTCCTAATTCCAATAATTtagtatataataaaaattatgaggattctttatttcatataaaaataaaaaatattcaagGTTATCGTACAGATagagaaaaaatatttgaacagattataacaaaattatttgaaaaaatattagaccaaaatttatataaatttcaACAATTTTCTGTAAGAGttcaaatattatatgaatgtacttttatattatcaagtataataaattctattatattaaattttatatataataatataagtCTAAATTATGTAATAAATTCTATAAATATTGGTATAGtagataaagaaaaatatgaacaatttatcaagaaaaaatatacatcatcaaattatatatttttagaCGATTCtttcaaatattatataaatgaaaatacaaatcaatatcaaataaataaagatcaaaatttattttatacaaCATATAATTCTACATATATACCTAAAATTCTTTTAGATCCATTAGATGAAGAAATACAAACATATTGTAGTAGTGctttttgttttgttaTTGCTCCTGATTATCATAAAGTATTATCAAATTatcttataaaaaataactTAGGAATATCATCTGATATTTATAACTTATGTAAAAATTATGCTTGTCAGGTTTctcaatatatatacaagCAATTTAAAAAGGATTATAAATCTCActtaaataaaattgacacatatatgaataataattatttcttcTAA